CAGGCCGTTTCCACAGATGGGAGGGACGCGGGCGCAGGAGTTCGACCACTCCCAACACCCCGGCCACATTGACCAGCAGAAAGTAGAAGGGAATGGTGAGCAGCTTGGAGCGCAGTCCCAGCCGCTGGAAGGCGGGGGCAGTGAGCCCGAGCCCGTAAAAGGCGGTCTGGCCCAGGGCGGCGGTGCGGTAAAAGACTGCGGGCTCCCCCCAACTGGCGAAAAACGCGCCGAGCAGCCAGAGCGGCAGAAGGGTCCGGAGCACCTTGTGCGAGAGAAACTGAAAGCCCAGCCAGCCGCGGGGCGGCCACAGCAGGGAGCGCAGGTGCCAAATCTGCTGGTAATTGCCGGCCGTGATACGCACGCGGCGGCGAAGCTCCCCTTCCACGTTGGTCTGGGA
The window above is part of the Candidatus Omnitrophota bacterium genome. Proteins encoded here:
- a CDS encoding glycosyltransferase family 2 protein, which produces KQGSRLGSILGAHGALYAIRRALYPPLERNAINDDYLIPVRIRAQGFRSIYEPKAVCREESQTNVEGELRRRVRITAGNYQQIWHLRSLLWPPRGWLGFQFLSHKVLRTLLPLWLLGAFFASWGEPAVFYRTAALGQTAFYGLGLTAPAFQRLGLRSKLLTIPFYFLLVNVAGVLGVVELLRPRPSHLWKRPEEC